A single genomic interval of Rhododendron vialii isolate Sample 1 chromosome 3a, ASM3025357v1 harbors:
- the LOC131320139 gene encoding probable xyloglucan endotransglucosylase/hydrolase protein 26, producing the protein MSFSGSGVQTKKAFLFGSIEMLIKLVPGNSAGTVTAYYMSSTGNSHDEIDFEFLGNLSGQPYIIHTNLYIQRNGNREQQFYPWFDPTADFHNYTIHWNPTEIVWYVDSMPIRVFRNYQSEGAPYPNQQGMRVYASIWDAENWATRGGLVRTDWNSAPLIARFTNFRARACKWDGPISITQCAAPTAANWRTSPVYSQLSYAKQGQMKWVRDNYMIYDYCQDTERFNGQMPSECSKAQY; encoded by the exons ATGAGTTTTTCAGGTTCTGGTGTCCAAACAAAGAAGGCATTCCTGTTTGGAAGCATTGAAATGCTAATCAAGTTGGTTCCTGGGAACTCTGCCGGAACTGTCACAGCCTATTAT ATGTCCTCCACCGGGAACAGTCATGACGAGATAGACTTCGAGTTCTTGGGTAACTTATCAGGACAACCTTACATTATCCATACAAACCTCTATATACAACGAAACGGAAACAGAGAGCAGCAATTCTATCCATGGTTTGACCCTACTGCTGATTTCCACAACTACACCATACATTGGAACCCAACAGAAATCGT GTGGTATGTTGATAGCATGCCTATTCGAGTATTCAGAAACTACCAAAGCGAGGGGGCTCCTTACCCCAACCAACAAGGGATGAGGGTTTACGCCAGCATATGGGATGCTGAGAACTGGGCAACAAGAGGTGGCCTTGTTCGGACTGACTGGAACAGTGCACCCTTAATAGCCAGATTCACCAATTTTAGGGCAAGGGCTTGTAAGTGGGATGGGCCAATCAGCATTACTCAATGTGCCGCCCCAACAGCTGCGAACTGGCGGACCTCCCCAGTGTACAGCCAGTTGAGTTATGCCAAGCAGGGTCAGATGAAGTGGGTCAGGGATAACTACATGATTTACGACTACTGCCAAGACACCGAGCGATTTAACGGACAGATGCCATCAGAATGCTCCAAAGCACAATACTAA
- the LOC131320136 gene encoding casein kinase 1-like protein 3 isoform X2 yields MERIVGGKYKLGRKIGSGSFGEIHLATHVDTFEIVAVKIENNKTKHPQLFYEAKLYNILQGGSGIPNIKWSGIDGEDNILVMDLLGPSLEDLFVYCGRKFSLKTVLLLADQMITRIEYVHSKGFLHRDIKPDNFLMGLGRKANQVYIIDFGLAKRYRDSTTNRHIPYRENKNLTGTARYASCNTHLGIEQSRRDDLESLGYVLLYFLRGSLPWQGLKAATKKQKYDKICEKKLSTPIEVLCKSHPVEFASYFHYCHSLTFDQRPDYGFLKRLFRDLFSREGYEFDYIFDWTILKYQQAQKNKTQPRVSNMNVTASSWRG; encoded by the exons ATGGAGAGGATCGTCGGCGGAAAATACAAGCTCGGCCGTAAGATCGGTAGCGGATCATTCGGAGAAATCCACCTCG CTACGCATGTGGACACGTTCGAGATCGTTGCAGTAAAGATC GAAAATAATAAGACGAAACATCCACAACTTTTCTACGAGGCCAAGCTATACAATATTCTGCAAGGAGGAA GTGGTATACCAAACATCAAATGGTCTGGCATAGACGGGGAAGATAATATTCTTGTTATGGATTTGTTGGGACCAAGTCTTGAAGATCTGTTTGTTTATTGTGGAAGGAAGTTTTCATTGAAGACAGTCTTGTTGTTAGCTGATCAAATG ATAACAAGAATAGAGTACGTACACTCTAAAGGGTTTTTGCATAGGGACATTAAACCTGATAACTTTCTGATGGGTCTCGGTCGAAAAGCAAATCAG GTTTACATTATTGACTTTGGGCTTGCGAAAAGATATCGGGATTCTACAACCAATCGTCACATTCCTTACAG GGAGAACAAAAATTTGACGGGGACTGCACGTTATGCAAGTTGCAATACTCATCTTGGAATTG AGCAAAGCCGGCGGGATGATTTAGAGTCTCTTGGATATGTACTTCTATATTTCTTGAGAGGAAG TCTGCCATGGCAAGGTTTAAAAGCTGCAACCAAGAAGCAAAAGTATGACAAAATATGTGAGAAGAAATTATCAACTCCTATTGAG GTTTTGTGCAAGTCTCACCCTGTGGAGTTTGCGTCATACTTCCATTACTGCCATTCATTGACGTTCGATCAGCGACCTGATTACGGATTCTTGAAGCGCCTGTTCCGTGATTTGTTCAGTCGTGAAG GGTATGAATTTGATTACATATTTGATTGGACGATCCTAAAGTATCAGCAAGCACAAAAGAATAAAACTCAGCCACGAGTGTCT AATATGAATGTTACAGCCAGCTCCTGGAGAGGGTAA
- the LOC131320136 gene encoding casein kinase 1-like protein 3 isoform X1, which yields MERIVGGKYKLGRKIGSGSFGEIHLATHVDTFEIVAVKIENNKTKHPQLFYEAKLYNILQGGSGIPNIKWSGIDGEDNILVMDLLGPSLEDLFVYCGRKFSLKTVLLLADQMITRIEYVHSKGFLHRDIKPDNFLMGLGRKANQVYIIDFGLAKRYRDSTTNRHIPYRENKNLTGTARYASCNTHLGIEQSRRDDLESLGYVLLYFLRGSLPWQGLKAATKKQKYDKICEKKLSTPIEVLCKSHPVEFASYFHYCHSLTFDQRPDYGFLKRLFRDLFSREGYEFDYIFDWTILKYQQAQKNKTQPRVSPAPGEGNSRATAMDVDKHQGNHASYSAETTERMRLGNAGSPGIRMQFKPQAPAGRNLSLENPLQKNFVSNTDMPSASSSHASMSKLKASKAVLPAESTTFSHANGDKVGPSSSWISSLHRVSSAK from the exons ATGGAGAGGATCGTCGGCGGAAAATACAAGCTCGGCCGTAAGATCGGTAGCGGATCATTCGGAGAAATCCACCTCG CTACGCATGTGGACACGTTCGAGATCGTTGCAGTAAAGATC GAAAATAATAAGACGAAACATCCACAACTTTTCTACGAGGCCAAGCTATACAATATTCTGCAAGGAGGAA GTGGTATACCAAACATCAAATGGTCTGGCATAGACGGGGAAGATAATATTCTTGTTATGGATTTGTTGGGACCAAGTCTTGAAGATCTGTTTGTTTATTGTGGAAGGAAGTTTTCATTGAAGACAGTCTTGTTGTTAGCTGATCAAATG ATAACAAGAATAGAGTACGTACACTCTAAAGGGTTTTTGCATAGGGACATTAAACCTGATAACTTTCTGATGGGTCTCGGTCGAAAAGCAAATCAG GTTTACATTATTGACTTTGGGCTTGCGAAAAGATATCGGGATTCTACAACCAATCGTCACATTCCTTACAG GGAGAACAAAAATTTGACGGGGACTGCACGTTATGCAAGTTGCAATACTCATCTTGGAATTG AGCAAAGCCGGCGGGATGATTTAGAGTCTCTTGGATATGTACTTCTATATTTCTTGAGAGGAAG TCTGCCATGGCAAGGTTTAAAAGCTGCAACCAAGAAGCAAAAGTATGACAAAATATGTGAGAAGAAATTATCAACTCCTATTGAG GTTTTGTGCAAGTCTCACCCTGTGGAGTTTGCGTCATACTTCCATTACTGCCATTCATTGACGTTCGATCAGCGACCTGATTACGGATTCTTGAAGCGCCTGTTCCGTGATTTGTTCAGTCGTGAAG GGTATGAATTTGATTACATATTTGATTGGACGATCCTAAAGTATCAGCAAGCACAAAAGAATAAAACTCAGCCACGAGTGTCT CCAGCTCCTGGAGAGGGTAATAGTAGAGCGACAGCAATGGATGTGGACAAGCATCAAG GCAATCATGCTTCCTACTCGGCTGAGACAACGGAACGCATGAGACTGGGCAATGCTGGTAGTCCTGGTATTCGCATGCAGTTTAAACCACAAGCGCCAGCTGGAAGGAATTTGAGCTTGGAGAATCCCCTACAGAAAAAT TTTGTGAGCAATACAGACATGCCATCGGCTTCATCTTCTCATGCTAGCATGTCAAAACTAAAGGCGTCGAAAGCTGTGTTGCCTGCTGAAAGCACAACCTTTAGTCATGCAAATGGTGACAAAGTTGGTCCTTCAAGTAGCTGGATTTCATCCCTTCACCGTGTTTCTTCGGCGAAGTGA
- the LOC131320137 gene encoding uncharacterized protein LOC131320137 codes for MERDTQKMIAVGLVWGATNALMRRGALIWDQTLISSPPPDATHHRFLSSLKKWLKLLLTWQYSVPFLLNLSASAAFFAILSDAPISIAVPVTNATTFAATAVFGMALGEETCVGLALFGTFLIVLGVYICIMS; via the coding sequence ATGGAAAGGGACACGCAAAAGATGATCGCAGTAGGCCTCGTTTGGGGCGCCACAAACGCACTAATGCGCCGCGGCGCACTCATCTGGGACCAAACCCTCATATCCTCTCCTCCTCCGGACGCAACCCACCACCGATTCCTCTCCTCCCTCAAGAAATGGCTCAAGCTCCTCCTAACCTGGCAGTACTCTGTCCCTTTCCTCCTCAACCTATCGGCCTCCGCCGCTTTCTTCGCCATCCTCAGCGACGCGCCCATCTCGATAGCCGTTCCGGTGACCAACGCGACGACGTTCGCCGCCACCGCCGTGTTCGGGATGGCGCTGGGGGAGGAGACCTGTGTTGGGTTGGCTTTGTTTGGTACATTCCTTATCGTTCTTGGTGTCTACATTTGTATCATGTCATAG